Proteins encoded together in one Epinephelus moara isolate mb chromosome 2, YSFRI_EMoa_1.0, whole genome shotgun sequence window:
- the LOC126397284 gene encoding uncharacterized protein LOC126397284 has protein sequence MFLSGNKKQSVKIRDQSVDLRETKDLYGRFMVLARSNRDIDMKNAVGKYEFTITPRALFAPNGSVLPCTDKSKLIHCLEKVKINEEVQQTQAQMSAEHGDGPETSLTPSKSPQIAVVDGMVLVQQLAMKQGTISTVKDLGQHFNDRLLMLTADFDEVILVFDTYKADSLKQKTREKRQQGKDPIQYQIDDKTNIKHIPMRRFLSHEQTKADLTEYLAQAVLNQNANSQRLFITSASGSTRSNRSKMCFEENNHEEADTLMICLAASAAQRCPKARMVIFSPDTDVLVLAVAHYEKLCRNSAIHMASGTVEIEPIWKALGQEKAGALPAFHAFTGADNVGRFSRISKTRWFQQYMKADKDIFSALVKLSDEGDVQQEVKDALEKFVCSVYCPKGIDIKNIIDLRWHLFCKHLAESSKLPPTVDALAEHIERVRVQSRVWCQATVMWQKPFDPLQHGYYQDPNGKILPTTTKVAPAPQAILEMVRCNCKTNCTTQRCSCRRHNLACTDLCLCGSECENDADCGGPNDTEESDEDL, from the exons ATGTTCCTGTCAGGAAACAAAAAGCAGTCAGTAAAGATTCGAGACCAGTCAGTGGATCTAAGAGAAACAAAAGATCTATATGGTCGGTTTATGGTTCTCGCCAGATCGAACCGGGATATTGATATGAAAAATGCTGTAGGGAAATATGAATTTACAATAACTCCCAGAGCACTGTTTGCCCCAAATGGATCCGTCCTTCCGTGTACTGACAAGTCAAAGCTCATACATTGTCtggaaaaagtgaaaataaatgaagaagTCCAACAGACACAAGCACAGATGTCTGCAGAACATGGTGATGGACCTGAAACATCTTTAACACCATCCAAGAGTCCGCAAATCGCTGTGGTGGATGGAATGGTTCTAGTCCAGCAGTTGGCAATGAAACAGGGGACAATCAGTACAGTCAAAGATCTGGGCCAGCACTTTAATGACAGACTCTTGATGCTGACAGCAGATTTTGATGAGGTTATTCTGGTCTTCGACACCTATAAAGCTGACTcactgaaacagaaaacaagggAGAAACGACAACAAGGCAAAGATCCCATTCAATACCAGATTGATGATAAAACCAACATCAAACATATACCAATGAGACGGTTCCTATCTCATGAACAGACCAAAGCTGATCTAACTGAGTACCTTGCACAAGCAGTCCTCAACCAGAATGCAAACTCCCAAAGGTTGTTCATCACATCGGCCTCAGGCAGCACAAGAAGCAATcgcagcaaaatgtgttttgaagaAAACAACCACGAGGAGGCTGACACACTAATGATATGCTTAGCAGCATCTGCAGCACAGCGCTGCCCAAAAGCACGGATGGTCATCTTCAGCCCAGATACAGATGTCTTAGTTCTGGCTGTTGCACACTACGAGAAGCTCTGTAGAAACAGTGCAATACATATGGCATCGGGTACTGTGGAGATTGAGCCAATCTGGAAGGCACTGGGACAAGAGAAGGCAGGAGCATTACCAGCATTCCATGCATTCACTGGAGCTGACAATGTTGGGAGATTCTCCAGAATCAGCAAAACTAGATGGTTTCAACAGTACATGAAGGCTGACAAGGACATCTTCTCCGCCCTGGTGAAACTCTCTGACGAAGGCGACGTGCAACAGGAAGTAAAAGATGCGCTGGAAAAGTTTGTGTGCTCAGTGTACTGCCCGAAAGGCATtgacataaaaaacattatagaCCTAAGGTGGCATCTCTTCTGCAAGCACCTGGCTGAAAGCAGCAAGCTGCCTCCCACAGTCGATGCCCTTGCAGAACATATTGAACGTGTCCGGGTCCAAAGTAGGGTGTGGTGCCAAGCCACTGTGATGTGGCAAAAACCTTTTGACCCACTCCAACATGGCTACTATCAAGACCCCAATGGCAAGATACTGCCTACTACAACAAAGGTTGCACCTGCACCACAGGCCATTCTAGAGATGGTcag GTGTAACTGTAAAACCAACTGCACAACCCAGCGGTGCTCATGCAGGAGACACAATCTGGCCTGCACAGACCTTTGTTTGTGTGGAAGTGAATGTGAGAATGATGCAGACTGCGGTGGCCCGAATGACACCGAGGAAAGTGATGAAGACCTGTGA